A window of the Lolium perenne isolate Kyuss_39 chromosome 7, Kyuss_2.0, whole genome shotgun sequence genome harbors these coding sequences:
- the LOC127314318 gene encoding small ribosomal subunit protein uS15z has product MGRMHSRGKGISSSALPYKRTPHSWVKTPVADVNELITKAAKKGQKPSQIGVLLRDQHGIPLVKSVTGSKILRILKAHGLAPEIPEDLYFLIKKAVAIRKHLERNRKDKDSKFRLILVESRIHRLARYYKRTKKLPPTWKYESTTASTLVA; this is encoded by the exons ATGGGGCGCATGCACAGCCGCGG GAAGGGCATCTCGTCGTCGGCGCTGCCGTACAAGAGGACTCCGCACAGCTGGGTCAAGACTCCCGTCGCCGAT GTGAACGAATTGATCACCAAGGCCGCGAAGAAGGGCCAGAAGCCGTCGCAGATCGGCGTCCTGCTCCGTGACCAGCATGGTATTCCGCTCGTCAAGAGCGTCACCGGGAGCAAGATCCTCCGCATCCTCAAGGCCCATG GTCTGGCGCCAGAGATCCCGGAGGACCTCTACTTCCTGATCAAGAAGGCAGTGGCGATAAGGAAGCATCTGGAGAGGAACAGGAAGGACAAGGACTCCAAGTTCAGGCTCATCCTTGTGGAGAGCAGGATCCACCGCCTCGCCCGCTACTACAAGCGCACCAAGAAGCTCCCACCCACCTGGAAGTA TGAGTCTACCACCGCCAGCACTCTGGTGGCTTAA